The genomic interval AAGACGATGCCGCTGCCGTCGGCGATCACGAGATCTCCCGGTTTCACGGCGACGGTGGCGAACGTGATCGGCTCCTGGCAGGAATGCTCGGCGATGCGTCCGCGCGCGGTCACCGGAACCGCAGCCCGCGCGAAGACAGGTAGACCCAGCGTGCGGCTCTCGTCGATGTCCCGGCAGGCGCCATCCACCAGCACGGCTGCGACACCGGACCGAACGGCAGCCCGGCTGAGCAGGCCCCCCCATCCGGAGACGTCGGAGCGGCCACGATGCTCGACGACGATGACATCGCCCGGATTCGAGGCCATGATCGCACCGGCGCCGAGATGCCGTTTCGGCAAACCAGGTAGGGGCGCCCCGAGTTTGGTGGTGACCGCGCGTCCTGCAATTTTGGCCGGGCCGGTCAGCGCAGTGACGCCGGTCACGGCGCCGGCAAGCCCGAGCTTGTCGAGAGCGTCCGACACCGCGCAACTGTCGAGGGCGGCGAGCCGCGCAACCAGACCATCCATCGCGCAACCTCAGACGCCGTCAAGAACGGCCATGGCATCGCATTGCACGAGCATGTTGGCCGGCAGATGATCGTTCTGGAAGGTGTGACGCGCCGGCCGGGACGCCGCATCGGGGAACGCGGCGAGCCATTGGGTGTTCACGGCGCCGCGCGCCTCAGGCACCTTCACATAGACCGTCATTTTGACGATCTGGTCGAGGCTCGCGCCGCCCGCCTCCATGATCCGCTTCAGATTCGCGAACATCAGTTCGGTCTGCCGGCCGACGTCGTCGGGAATCTTTCCGCTTGCCGGATCGAGCCCATACACCCCCCCGGTCATGATGATGTTGCCGACCCGGGACGCTGCGGGAATGGGCTGCCCACCGTGG from Bradyrhizobium arachidis carries:
- a CDS encoding RraA family protein, which translates into the protein MDGLVARLAALDSCAVSDALDKLGLAGAVTGVTALTGPAKIAGRAVTTKLGAPLPGLPKRHLGAGAIMASNPGDVIVVEHRGRSDVSGWGGLLSRAAVRSGVAAVLVDGACRDIDESRTLGLPVFARAAVPVTARGRIAEHSCQEPITFATVAVKPGDLVIADGSGIVFVDVIRAEEIISTAEDICAREQRMAEAIDAGKAVGEVLSGDYEDMLKWQEA
- a CDS encoding RidA family protein, producing MAARRSIEVEGFAHGGQPIPAASRVGNIIMTGGVYGLDPASGKIPDDVGRQTELMFANLKRIMEAGGASLDQIVKMTVYVKVPEARGAVNTQWLAAFPDAASRPARHTFQNDHLPANMLVQCDAMAVLDGV